From one Dermacentor silvarum isolate Dsil-2018 chromosome 3, BIME_Dsil_1.4, whole genome shotgun sequence genomic stretch:
- the LOC119445802 gene encoding COP9 signalosome complex subunit 6: protein MEVDEAPANVMAASGTTGSVCVSLHPLVIMNISEHWTRIKAQEGKAQQVIGALIGKQKGRSIEVMNSFELVFNTIEGNIVIDNDYYNVKEQQFKQVFSDLDFLGWYTTGGPPTESDIQVHRQICCINESPVLLKLNPQARHSQLPVAMYESVIDLVNGQATMLFVELPYTLATEEAERIGLDHMARMSAAGESGESSLVAQHLQAQHSAIKMLHSRVRLVLEYVKAVSAGTLPANHEVLRDAFSLCHRLPVLHTPSFQGQFYNQCNDVALMTYLGTLTKGCNTINQFVNKFNLLYDRQGMGRRMGRGLFF from the exons ATGGAGGTGGACGAGGCACCAGCAAATGTGATGGCTGCTTCGGGCACCACAGGCAGTGTGTGTGTCTCGTTGCATCCGCTAGTGATTATGAACATCTCCGAGCACTGGACGCGAATAAAGGCCCAGGAGGGCAAGGCGCAGCAAGTGATTGGTGCCCTCATTGGCAAGCAGAAAGGTCGCAGCATCGAAGTCATGAACTCCTTCGAGCTCGTGTTCAACACCATTGAGGGGAACATTGTGATTGACAACGACTACTACAATGTCAAGGAGCAGCAGTTCAAGCAG GTGTTCAGCGACCTGGACTTTCTCGGCTGGTACACAACAGGAGGTCCACCGACCGAGTCAGACATCCAGGTGCACCGGCAGATATGCTGCATCAACGAGAGTCCCGTGCTGCTCAAGCTGAACCCGCAGGCACGTCACAGTCAGCTGCCCGTGGCCATGTACGAGTCAGTCATCGACTTGGTCAATGGGCAGGCCACCATGCTTTTCGTCGAGCTGCCCTATACGTTGGCCACTGAGGAGGCTGAGCGCATTGGTCTCGAccacatggcacgcatgtcagcTGCCGGCGAGTCTGGCGAAAGCTCCCTTGTTGCCCAGCACTTGCAG GCCCAGCACAGCGCCATCAAGATGCTGCACAGCAGGGTGCGCCTGGTGCTGGAATATGTGAAGGCAGTGTCCGCGGGCACCCTGCCGGCCAACCATGAAGTACTGCGAGATGCGTTCAGCCTCTGCCACCGGCTGCCCGTGTTGCACACGCCCAGCTTTCAAGGCCAGTTCTACAACCAGTGCAATGATGTGGCCCTCATGACCTACCTGGGCACCCTCACCAAGGGCTGCAACACCATCAACCAGTTCGTCAACAAGTTCAACCTCCTGTACGACCGACAG GGCATGGGACGACGCATGGGTCGGGGACTTTTCTTCTAG